Proteins from one Aspergillus nidulans FGSC A4 chromosome VIII genomic window:
- a CDS encoding intradiol ring-cleavage dioxygenase (transcript_id=CADANIAT00001313) gives MVQLTQSLLVGLGLAGLASIAAAHPGHDVEAEAAERAAFLKSVPVQGRSLGHCAAKLKARGIAESNVARRENAVQQLRKRAGNTDGRYLKVRDLDSVLATDHESTKNVTLSTDPSVLFADGGACIVQPEVTQGPYYIAGELVRRNVAEDQAGVPLFLDLQLIDVNTCEPLQNIYTDIWHCNATGVYSGVVANGNGNFNDESNSNTTFLRGIQSSGSDGVVQFESIFPGHYTGRAVHIHVVTHPGDQIKVLPNNTLAGLYDTRASHVGQIFFDQDLITAVEKTSPYNTNTQALLNNSNDDILATEAETTDPFVEYVLLGDDVSQGVFVWTSLGINSTRNEFNSPEGYWTEDGAEVNPNFSMNMAGMSNLLIPTGSAGPAATSAA, from the exons ATGGTTCAGCTCACTCAAAGTCTCCTTGTCGGCCTCGGCCTTGCGGGTCTAGCCAGCATCGCCGCTGCCCATCCCGGCCATGAtgttgaggccgaggccgctgAGCGCGCGGCCTTTCTCAAGAGCGTTCCAGTGCAGGGCCGCAGCCTTGGACACTGCGCCGCGAAGCTCAAGGCACGCGGCATTGCGGAGTCTAATGTTGCCCGTCGTGAGAACGCCGTGCAGCAGCTGCGCAAGAGGGCTGGTAACACCG ATGGCCGCTACCTCAAGGTGCGCGATCTTGATTCTGTGCTGGCCACGGACCACGAGTCGACCAAGAACGTCACCCTCTCGACCGACCCCAGCGTCCTATTTGCAGACGGCGGGGCTTGTATCGTGCAGCCAGAGGTTACCCAAGGGCCGTACT ATATCGCCGGTGAACTCGTCCGCCGCAACGTCGCCGAAGACCAGGCGGGTGTGCCATTGTTCTTGGACCTGCAGCTGATTGATGTCAACACTTGTGAGCCGCTGCAGAATATCTATACGGATATCTGGCACTGCAACGCCACTGGTGTCTACTCCGGTGTCGTTGCCAACGGCAATGGCAACTTTAACGACGAGAGCAACTCCAATACGACCTTCCTGCGTGGCATCCAATCCAGCGGCTCCGATGGTGTCGTGCAGTTCGAGTCTATCTTCCCAGGCCACTACACCGGTCGTGCGGTCCACATCCACG TGGTCACCCACCCCGGCGACCAGATCAAGGTGCTCCCTAACAACACCCTCGCTGGCCTCTATGACACCCGCGCCTCCCATGTCGGCCAGATCTTCTTTGATCAGGACCTCATTACTGCTGTTGAAAAGACCAGTCCTTACAATACCAACACTCAAGCCCTactcaacaacagcaatgaCGACATCCTCGCGACCGAGGCCGAGACCACCGACCCCTTCGTTGAGTATGTTCTTCTGGGTGACGATGTGTCGCAGGGTGTCTTCGTCTGGACTTCACTCGGTATCAACAGCACGCGCAATGAATTCAACTCGCCTGAGGGGTACTGGACTGAGGATGGCGCCGAGGTGAACCCGAACTTTAGTATGAACATGGCTGGGATGTCCAATCTCCTGATTCCTACCGGTTCTGCGGGCCCTGCTGCCACGTCGGCCGCTTAG
- a CDS encoding SDR family oxidoreductase (transcript_id=CADANIAT00001315), translated as MSNTVYLITGANRGLGLGLTKSLLIRPSTTIIASVRNNEAKDALISELATIIPGQNSLLRIIHLSFPSDNWSSAPTSPSEILTALTNTVPEIRHIDVLLANAGFATPMTPALSTSVSDLRASFEVNTIAPLLVFQAFWPLLRNAQNGTPKAIFMSSSVGSIGAQEPFPGGAYGPSRAAGNWLTRALHLQHEADGLVAVALHPGWVKTRAGDFVAKEWGFDAGPPETVENSVKGILKVVDKASRASVGGKFVTYTGMELLW; from the coding sequence ATGTCTAACACCGTCTACCTGATCACTGGCGCCAACAGAGGCCTGGGACTTGGCCTCACCAAGTCCCTTCTCATCCGGCCCTCCACTACAATCATCGCCTCCGTCCGCAACAATGAGGCAAAGGACGCCCTCATATCAGAGCTAGCCACCATAATTCCCGGCCAAAACAGCCTTTTACGCATCATTCACCTCTCTTTCCCTTCGGACAACTGGAGCTCAGCCCCAACCTCCCCTTCTGAAATCCTGACAGCCCTCACCAACACTGTCCCAGAAATACGCCACATCGACGTCCTCCTTGCAAATGCCGGCTTTGCAACCCCTATGACCCCAGCTCTAAGCACATCCGTTTCTGACCTCCGTGCCTCCTTCGAAGTCAACACTATCGCACCCCTCCTCGTTTTCCAGGCTTTCTGGCCCCTTCTCAGAAACGCCCAGAACGGGACCCCTAAAGCTATCTTCATGTCTTCGTCTGTCGGTTCAATTGGCGCGCAGGAACCGTTCCCCGGCGGCGCGTACGGGCCCAGCCGTGCGGCCGGGAACTGGCTTACCCGCGCCCTTCATCTCCAGCATGAAGCGGATGggcttgttgctgttgcgTTACATCCAGGGTGGGTGAAGACAAGGGCGGGAGACTTTGTTGCGAAGGAGTGGGGGTTTGACGCTGGGCCGCCAGAGACAGTGGAAAATAGTGTTAAGGGGATTCTGAAGGTTGTTGACAAGGCGAGCAGGGCGAGTGTTGGGGGGAAGTTTGTTACGTATACGGGAATGGAATTGCTTTGGTGA